One genomic segment of Lentisphaerota bacterium includes these proteins:
- a CDS encoding type II secretion system F family protein: FSEELGDLLAAGMPLGSALNCLASHGKESAGGRIAADLRDRIIRGESFSDALAAHADSFPSLYSNMIRAGEASGALADVLQRLVEHYERMLSMREKIFAALVYPVIVLVFGLITVIFAMVKIVPQFTRMFQQMGQVLPPSTRLLLGMSQFVTRYGIFTGILIVFATVLFSRYIKTRGGRLWWDGIKLRTPLIRGVVANGVFANFAHTLKTLLANGVHILDALRITENTVGNAVIARELAHARERVTDGTTISGPLAASKVFPEVMTDMLSIGEQTGDMPSALQHIGRRFETELDRNIKLFTAALEPMLIVLVAGVVGFVAVSILEAVFQATGSLGIK, translated from the coding sequence GTTCTCCGAGGAGCTGGGCGACCTGCTGGCGGCGGGCATGCCGCTGGGGTCGGCGCTCAACTGCCTCGCGTCGCACGGCAAGGAATCGGCGGGCGGGCGGATCGCCGCCGACCTGCGCGACCGGATCATCCGTGGCGAGTCGTTTTCCGACGCGCTGGCGGCCCACGCCGACAGCTTTCCGTCGCTGTACAGCAACATGATCCGCGCGGGCGAGGCCAGCGGCGCGCTGGCCGACGTGCTGCAGCGGCTGGTCGAGCATTACGAGCGCATGCTCTCGATGCGCGAGAAGATCTTCGCCGCGCTGGTCTATCCGGTGATCGTGCTGGTTTTCGGACTGATCACCGTGATCTTCGCCATGGTCAAGATCGTGCCGCAGTTTACCAGGATGTTCCAGCAGATGGGTCAGGTGCTCCCCCCGTCGACCCGCCTGCTGCTGGGCATGAGCCAGTTTGTGACCCGGTACGGGATTTTCACCGGGATCCTGATCGTTTTCGCCACTGTCCTGTTCTCGCGATACATCAAGACTCGGGGGGGGCGCCTGTGGTGGGACGGCATCAAGCTGCGCACGCCGCTGATCCGGGGCGTGGTCGCCAACGGCGTCTTCGCCAACTTCGCCCACACGCTGAAGACGCTGCTCGCCAATGGCGTCCACATTCTGGATGCGCTGCGCATCACCGAGAACACGGTCGGCAACGCGGTGATCGCCCGCGAGCTGGCCCACGCCCGTGAGCGGGTGACCGACGGCACGACGATCTCCGGCCCGCTGGCCGCGAGCAAGGTCTTTCCCGAGGTGATGACCGACATGCTCTCCATCGGCGAGCAGACCGGCGATATGCCCTCGGCGCTGCAGCACATCGGGCGGCGGTTCGAGACCGAGCTCGACCGCAATATCAAGCTCTTCACGGCCGCGCTCGAACCGATGCTGATCGTCCTCGTCGCGGGTGTCGTCGGCTTCGTGGCCGTCAGTATTCTGGAGGCTGTGTTTCAGGCCACCGGTTCGCTGGGAATCAAGTAA
- a CDS encoding prepilin-type N-terminal cleavage/methylation domain-containing protein yields the protein MSVTHNTTRRAGFTLIEMLLVVTIIGILATMAVLKIGGQGEVARRETTRGTIATISQAIQMYGLSHSELPNTLDDLTIAPSDDVEAPLDKNSLADSWGQPIQYKKLSKVKFELRSGGPDKQVGTEDDLTN from the coding sequence ATGAGCGTCACGCACAACACCACCCGCCGGGCGGGTTTCACACTGATCGAGATGCTGCTGGTCGTCACGATCATCGGCATTCTCGCGACCATGGCCGTCTTGAAGATCGGGGGGCAGGGCGAAGTAGCGCGGCGGGAGACCACGCGCGGCACGATCGCCACGATCAGCCAGGCGATCCAGATGTACGGGCTGAGTCACAGCGAGCTGCCCAATACCCTGGACGATTTGACGATTGCGCCCAGCGATGATGTCGAGGCCCCGCTGGACAAGAACAGCCTCGCGGATTCCTGGGGCCAGCCCATCCAGTACAAGAAGCTGAGCAAGGTCAAGTTCGAGCTCCGCTCCGGCGGCCCCGACAAGCAGGTCGGCACCGAGGACGACCTGACGAATTGA